A genomic stretch from Cloacibacterium caeni includes:
- a CDS encoding heme-binding domain-containing protein, with product MKKLFFLLVLAFALLQFFQIDKTNPPVDKNMDFLTIKKTPEDVAQLIKTSCYDCHSNESVYPWYTNIQPFGWLVKDHIDEGRKELNFSTFATYEPLRQAKKLKKSAHEIEEGKMPLESYLLIHQDAKLTPEQKQKLQAYFISIKEVTAMMNNLTDEQLKIKEE from the coding sequence ATGAAAAAACTATTTTTTCTTTTAGTTCTGGCTTTTGCGTTATTACAATTCTTCCAAATTGATAAAACCAATCCGCCAGTTGACAAAAACATGGATTTTTTAACCATTAAAAAAACACCTGAAGACGTAGCTCAATTAATTAAAACAAGCTGCTATGATTGCCACTCAAACGAATCTGTATATCCTTGGTACACCAATATTCAGCCATTCGGTTGGTTGGTAAAAGACCATATAGATGAAGGAAGAAAAGAACTTAATTTTTCTACATTTGCCACTTACGAACCACTAAGACAAGCCAAAAAACTCAAAAAATCTGCCCACGAAATAGAGGAAGGCAAAATGCCATTAGAATCTTACCTTCTCATTCATCAAGATGCAAAACTTACTCCTGAACAAAAACAAAAACTACAGGCGTATTTCATTTCCATCAAAGAAGTAACTGCCATGATGAACAATCTAACAGATGAACAACTAAAAATTAAGGAAGAATAA
- a CDS encoding thiol-disulfide oxidoreductase DCC family protein gives MIDQNKFYLFYDGDCGFCNFWVHWILKNDSKDQFLFASLQGKFGQEFLRKRGLEQKNLNTIYLWKPEKYYLYKSNAAITIAENLGGIYSLASIFRIIPRFLRDWVYDCIARNRHRLIKNSCAILTPEQQKKFID, from the coding sequence TTGATAGACCAAAATAAATTTTACCTCTTTTACGACGGAGACTGTGGTTTCTGCAATTTTTGGGTACATTGGATTTTAAAAAACGACTCCAAAGACCAATTCTTATTTGCCTCTTTACAAGGAAAATTTGGACAAGAATTTCTAAGAAAAAGAGGTTTAGAACAAAAAAACCTCAACACTATTTATCTCTGGAAGCCAGAAAAATATTATCTCTATAAATCTAATGCAGCCATCACCATTGCCGAAAACTTAGGTGGGATATATTCATTAGCATCAATTTTTAGAATCATTCCTAGATTTTTAAGAGATTGGGTTTATGATTGTATTGCAAGAAATCGCCATCGATTGATAAAGAATTCTTGCGCAATACTCACTCCAGAACAACAGAAAAAATTTATAGACTAA
- a CDS encoding DUF4290 domain-containing protein produces the protein MEYNTQRTRLHLPEYGRNIQQLVERCKELPTKEERNEMAAAIVDFMGQRNPHLRDEENYKHKLWDHLFILAEYDLDVDAPYPFPTREELAQKPNKMEYPKLQGDYKFYGKSILQLIDKAIELEDGEEKEALIEVIANNMKKSYNVYNKEHVQDEVIFRHLKELSENRLDLTSLDSLEKSRIYYSTNKNKNQKNNPKKRFNNHNKNRKR, from the coding sequence ATGGAATACAATACACAAAGAACTCGTCTCCATTTACCAGAATACGGTCGTAATATTCAGCAGCTCGTAGAACGTTGCAAGGAACTTCCTACCAAAGAAGAACGCAACGAAATGGCTGCCGCAATTGTAGATTTTATGGGGCAGAGAAATCCGCACCTTCGTGACGAGGAAAATTATAAACATAAACTTTGGGATCATCTTTTTATATTAGCAGAGTATGACTTAGATGTAGATGCTCCCTATCCTTTCCCTACCAGAGAAGAATTGGCACAGAAACCCAATAAAATGGAGTACCCAAAACTTCAGGGAGATTATAAATTCTATGGCAAAAGCATCCTTCAATTGATAGACAAAGCCATAGAACTAGAAGATGGAGAAGAAAAAGAAGCTTTGATAGAGGTCATTGCCAATAACATGAAGAAATCTTATAATGTGTATAATAAAGAACACGTACAAGATGAGGTAATCTTCCGTCACTTAAAGGAACTATCAGAAAACAGATTAGACCTTACCAGTCTAGATTCTCTCGAAAAAAGCAGAATTTATTACTCTACCAACAAGAATAAAAACCAAAAAAACAACCCTAAAAAACGTTTCAACAACCATAATAAAAACCGAAAAAGATAA
- the murA gene encoding UDP-N-acetylglucosamine 1-carboxyvinyltransferase, whose product MSEAFQIRGGKKLHGEITPQGAKNEALQILCAVLLTDEEVRIKNIPDIHDVNRLIEILGDFGVKITKNAHGDYTFKADQVNFDYIKSKEFKKDGAKLRGSIMILGPMLARFGEAYMPTPGGDKIGRRRLDTHFQGFVELGAEFHYDETEYFYTLKAKELRGKFILLEEASVTGTANIIMAAVLAKGKTRIYNAACEPYLQQLCRMLNRMGAKIEGIGSNLLTIEGVSHLHGTEHTMLPDMVEIGSWIGLAAMTRSEMTIKNVHWNQLGIIPNVFKKLGIQLEQSGDDIYIPEQEHYKIQKFIDGSILTVSDAPWPGFTPDLLSIVLVVATQAKGTVLIHQKMFESRLFFVDKLIDMGAQIILCDPHRATVVGLNHEFPLRGTNMTSPDIRAGNALLIAALSAEGKSIIHNIEQIDRGYENIDGRLKALGADIERIQL is encoded by the coding sequence ATGAGTGAAGCATTTCAAATAAGAGGAGGAAAAAAATTACACGGCGAAATCACACCACAAGGTGCCAAAAATGAAGCGTTGCAAATTCTTTGTGCAGTGCTTTTAACTGACGAAGAAGTGAGAATTAAAAACATTCCAGATATTCATGATGTAAACCGTCTTATCGAAATTCTGGGAGATTTCGGGGTGAAGATTACTAAAAATGCGCACGGTGATTATACTTTCAAAGCAGACCAAGTTAACTTTGATTACATAAAATCTAAAGAATTTAAAAAAGATGGAGCCAAATTACGTGGTTCTATCATGATTCTTGGACCTATGCTTGCTAGATTTGGCGAAGCATATATGCCAACTCCAGGTGGTGACAAAATTGGAAGAAGAAGATTAGATACTCACTTTCAAGGATTTGTAGAACTCGGTGCAGAATTTCATTATGACGAAACTGAATATTTCTATACTTTAAAGGCTAAAGAACTTCGTGGTAAATTTATTTTATTAGAAGAAGCTTCTGTAACAGGAACTGCTAATATTATTATGGCTGCTGTTTTAGCCAAAGGAAAAACCAGAATTTACAATGCAGCTTGCGAACCTTACCTTCAGCAATTATGCAGAATGCTCAATAGAATGGGCGCAAAAATTGAAGGAATTGGTTCTAATTTATTAACCATCGAAGGCGTTTCTCATCTTCATGGAACAGAGCATACCATGCTTCCAGATATGGTAGAAATTGGTTCTTGGATTGGTCTTGCAGCAATGACACGTTCTGAAATGACCATTAAAAATGTACATTGGAACCAATTAGGAATCATCCCGAATGTTTTCAAAAAATTAGGAATTCAATTGGAACAAAGCGGTGATGACATCTACATTCCAGAACAAGAACATTATAAAATTCAGAAATTTATTGACGGTTCTATTTTGACGGTTTCAGACGCACCTTGGCCTGGATTTACACCAGATTTATTGTCTATCGTTTTGGTAGTGGCTACTCAAGCCAAAGGAACTGTTTTGATTCACCAAAAAATGTTTGAATCGAGATTATTCTTTGTAGATAAATTGATTGATATGGGCGCTCAGATTATTCTGTGTGATCCTCACAGAGCAACTGTAGTAGGTCTTAATCATGAATTCCCATTGCGTGGAACCAATATGACTTCGCCAGATATTAGAGCTGGAAACGCACTTCTTATCGCAGCACTTTCTGCAGAAGGAAAATCAATTATTCATAACATTGAGCAAATTGACAGAGGTTATGAAAACATCGATGGAAGACTAAAAGCTCTAGGAGCAGATATCGAAAGAATTCAATTATAA
- a CDS encoding DUF1801 domain-containing protein, translating to MKIEAQSVQEYLENLPEERKEPIEKLRKIISENLPNGFEEQLSYGMIGYIVPKSIYPKGYHCTPELPLPFLNIASQKNSINLYHMGIYSDEKLLHWFQEEFPKYSKKKLDMGKSCMRFKKPEDIPYELIGELARKMTPQDWIEKYENAFVKK from the coding sequence ATGAAAATAGAAGCCCAATCTGTTCAAGAATATTTAGAAAATCTTCCCGAAGAACGAAAAGAACCCATAGAAAAATTGAGAAAAATTATTTCTGAAAATTTACCCAATGGTTTCGAAGAACAGTTGAGCTATGGAATGATTGGTTACATAGTTCCGAAAAGTATTTATCCTAAAGGTTATCATTGTACTCCAGAATTGCCACTTCCTTTTCTCAATATAGCTTCGCAGAAAAATTCTATTAATCTTTATCACATGGGAATTTATTCAGACGAAAAACTTCTGCATTGGTTTCAAGAAGAGTTTCCGAAATATTCTAAAAAGAAACTAGACATGGGGAAATCTTGTATGCGTTTTAAAAAACCTGAAGATATTCCGTATGAATTGATTGGAGAATTGGCTCGAAAAATGACTCCGCAAGATTGGATTGAAAAGTATGAAAATGCTTTTGTGAAGAAATAA
- a CDS encoding pyridoxal phosphate-dependent aminotransferase — translation MPKTSVRAGRMPASPIRKLVPYAIAAKAKGTKVYHLNIGQPDIETPKTALDALKNIDLKVLEYALSEGNLEYRKQLEKYYHSLGFTDLTTDNFIVTNGGSEALNFALSVLCDDGDEIIIPEPYYANYNGFTNAIGIKVVAVPSTIDTGFALPSIEEFEKKITDKTRAIIVCNPGNPTGYLYTREELQKLAEIALKHDIVIISDEVYREYVYDGEKQVSMLEFPEIAEHSIIIDSESKRYSMCGVRIGCLVTRSKTLHDAAMKFAQARLSPVLIGQILATAAHDNDAEYIQSVREEYTKRRNLLVELLNEIPGVKCPTPKGAFYCVAELPVEDADDFAQWLLEHFSNNGETVMVAPASGFYSVPELGKKQVRIAYVLKEEDLRRSVELIKIALEQYKK, via the coding sequence ATGCCAAAAACATCAGTAAGAGCAGGAAGAATGCCTGCTTCACCAATTAGAAAGTTAGTTCCTTATGCGATTGCTGCTAAAGCAAAAGGCACAAAAGTGTATCACCTGAACATTGGTCAACCAGACATCGAAACACCAAAAACCGCTCTTGATGCACTGAAAAATATCGATTTAAAAGTTCTAGAATATGCCCTTTCTGAAGGAAATTTAGAGTACAGAAAACAATTAGAAAAATACTACCATTCTCTTGGTTTTACCGATTTAACTACGGATAATTTCATCGTAACCAATGGTGGTTCTGAAGCACTAAATTTTGCACTTTCTGTATTGTGTGATGACGGAGACGAAATCATTATTCCAGAACCTTATTACGCAAATTATAACGGATTTACCAATGCTATTGGAATAAAAGTAGTAGCTGTACCTTCTACTATTGATACTGGTTTTGCTCTTCCTTCTATTGAAGAATTTGAAAAGAAAATTACAGATAAAACCAGAGCAATTATCGTTTGTAACCCGGGAAATCCTACTGGTTATCTTTATACCAGAGAAGAATTACAAAAATTAGCAGAAATTGCTTTGAAACACGATATCGTTATCATTTCAGACGAAGTTTACAGAGAATATGTTTATGATGGTGAGAAGCAAGTATCTATGCTAGAATTTCCAGAAATTGCAGAACATTCTATCATCATTGATTCAGAGTCTAAGCGTTATTCAATGTGTGGCGTAAGAATTGGCTGTTTAGTTACTCGTTCTAAAACGCTTCATGATGCTGCCATGAAATTTGCTCAGGCAAGACTTTCTCCAGTGCTTATTGGTCAGATTTTAGCAACCGCAGCGCATGATAATGATGCAGAATACATTCAATCTGTTCGCGAAGAATATACCAAACGTAGAAATCTTTTGGTAGAATTATTAAACGAAATTCCGGGTGTGAAATGCCCTACTCCAAAAGGTGCTTTTTACTGTGTAGCAGAATTACCAGTAGAAGATGCAGATGATTTTGCACAGTGGTTACTCGAACATTTTTCTAACAATGGCGAAACCGTAATGGTAGCTCCAGCTTCAGGTTTTTATTCGGTTCCAGAACTCGGGAAAAAGCAAGTAAGAATTGCTTATGTTCTAAAAGAAGAAGACTTGCGAAGAAGCGTAGAATTAATCAAAATCGCTTTAGAGCAATACAAAAAATAA
- a CDS encoding DUF2199 domain-containing protein, producing MNQEYKCGICGEIHNDYPALAYPSPDSYYWLSDDEKIKYNAYLDSDFCKIEYPNQTDRFIRVVLKQKIINSQITLEYGLWVSLSESSYNDYFLNYNNENHQTQYFGWLNNNIPDYNFQESIPTTVVTKLGNERPEIFPHSDFEHPFVSDYYNGITKDEAEKRIHEMLSKLTE from the coding sequence ATGAATCAAGAATATAAATGTGGAATTTGTGGTGAAATTCACAATGATTATCCTGCTTTAGCATATCCAAGTCCAGACTCTTATTATTGGCTTTCTGACGATGAAAAGATAAAATACAACGCATATTTGGATTCTGATTTTTGTAAAATTGAATACCCAAACCAAACAGATAGGTTTATTAGAGTAGTTTTAAAACAAAAAATCATCAATTCTCAGATTACTTTAGAATATGGACTTTGGGTTTCTTTGAGTGAAAGTAGCTATAATGATTATTTTTTAAACTATAATAATGAAAATCATCAAACACAATACTTTGGCTGGCTAAATAATAACATACCTGATTATAACTTTCAAGAAAGTATTCCTACAACTGTAGTTACAAAATTAGGAAATGAGCGTCCTGAAATTTTCCCACACTCAGATTTTGAACATCCGTTTGTAAGTGATTACTATAATGGAATTACAAAAGATGAAGCCGAAAAAAGAATACATGAAATGCTTTCAAAATTGACAGAGTAA
- the murB gene encoding UDP-N-acetylmuramate dehydrogenase, which yields MKIQENISLKNYNTFGVEAKAHYFAEVHDLHELKYTTEFAKINHFKILFLGGGSNLLFTQDFDGLVIKLNLKGISEEILDENHVLVSAKAGENWHEFVLYTLSKNYGGLENLSLIPGNVGTCPIQNIGAYGTEIKDHFVSCKALNLDTSEIEELSLEDCKFGYRDSIFKTSAKGKYVIVEVTFKLTTQNHHIKTEYGAISTELKNLGIENPTIQEVSKAVINIRQSKLPNPAEIGNAGSFFKNPSIPLVQFENLKEKFPEIQGYANGNWVKVPAGWLIENAGWKGKQIGNVASHKLQALVIINATGNASGKEIYDFSTQIIESVKEKYGIELEREVNIL from the coding sequence ATGAAAATTCAAGAAAATATCTCTTTAAAGAATTACAATACTTTTGGTGTAGAAGCAAAAGCGCATTATTTTGCCGAAGTACATGATTTACACGAACTCAAATATACCACAGAATTTGCCAAAATCAATCATTTTAAAATCCTTTTTTTAGGTGGTGGCAGCAATTTGCTTTTCACCCAAGATTTCGATGGTTTGGTCATTAAATTAAATTTAAAAGGGATTTCCGAAGAAATTTTAGACGAAAATCACGTACTTGTTTCTGCAAAAGCAGGTGAAAACTGGCATGAATTTGTACTGTATACACTTTCTAAAAATTATGGCGGATTAGAAAATCTTTCGCTCATTCCAGGAAATGTAGGGACTTGTCCTATTCAGAATATTGGCGCTTATGGAACTGAAATTAAAGACCATTTCGTTTCTTGCAAAGCTCTAAATTTAGACACTTCAGAAATTGAGGAATTATCATTGGAAGATTGCAAATTTGGTTATAGAGATTCTATCTTTAAAACTTCTGCCAAAGGAAAATATGTAATTGTAGAAGTCACTTTTAAACTGACTACCCAAAACCATCACATCAAAACAGAATATGGAGCAATTTCTACAGAATTAAAAAATTTAGGAATTGAAAATCCTACTATTCAAGAGGTTTCTAAAGCGGTAATTAATATCAGACAAAGCAAACTGCCCAATCCTGCCGAAATTGGGAACGCTGGAAGTTTTTTCAAAAACCCAAGTATTCCTTTAGTTCAATTTGAAAATTTAAAAGAAAAATTTCCTGAAATTCAAGGATATGCAAATGGTAATTGGGTAAAAGTTCCTGCGGGTTGGCTCATAGAAAATGCAGGTTGGAAAGGCAAACAAATAGGAAATGTAGCTTCTCATAAATTGCAAGCTTTAGTGATCATTAACGCCACTGGAAACGCATCAGGAAAAGAAATTTACGATTTCTCTACCCAGATTATTGAGTCTGTTAAAGAAAAATACGGAATAGAACTCGAAAGAGAAGTGAATATTTTATAG
- the ribB gene encoding 3,4-dihydroxy-2-butanone-4-phosphate synthase yields the protein MSEIKLNTIPEAIEDLKNGKVIIVVDDENRENEGDFLSAAELTTPEIINFMTIHGRGLICTPLPEKRCDELGLEAMVSRSTDPKETAFTVSIDLLGDGVSTGISASDRAKTILALMDEKTKPTDFMRPGHIFPLRAKTGGVLKRAGHTEAAIDLTKLAGLKEGGVICEIMNEDGTMARLPELVVLAQKLDLKIISIEDLINYQLKKGDLVNEIESRKVKTAFGEFDFHAFQEKHTDQIHFALTKGNWEIDEPVLVRVQSSSAYFDVLSRLINGENPQLEKVTNMINAEGKGALIFINNVSNAELTMRKLQQFLNYQDGQVARPTLTANFIEYGIGTQILKKLGITKFRVITQNPNQKPLVAGYGVEITEMVQM from the coding sequence ATGTCTGAAATTAAACTCAATACAATTCCTGAAGCAATAGAAGACCTTAAAAATGGTAAAGTAATCATCGTAGTAGATGATGAAAACCGCGAAAATGAAGGAGATTTTCTTTCTGCTGCCGAACTTACTACTCCAGAAATCATCAATTTTATGACCATTCATGGTCGTGGTCTTATTTGTACTCCACTTCCTGAAAAAAGATGTGATGAACTAGGTCTTGAAGCCATGGTTTCTAGAAGTACAGACCCGAAAGAAACTGCTTTTACGGTTTCTATCGATTTATTAGGAGACGGCGTTTCTACAGGAATTTCGGCTAGTGATAGAGCAAAAACAATTTTGGCGTTGATGGACGAAAAAACCAAGCCAACAGATTTCATGAGACCTGGTCACATTTTTCCGCTTCGTGCAAAAACGGGTGGCGTTCTAAAAAGAGCTGGTCATACAGAAGCTGCGATTGATTTAACCAAATTAGCTGGATTGAAAGAAGGTGGTGTCATCTGCGAAATCATGAACGAAGATGGAACCATGGCCAGATTACCAGAATTGGTGGTTTTAGCTCAAAAATTAGACCTTAAAATCATTTCTATAGAAGATTTAATCAATTACCAATTGAAAAAAGGTGATTTGGTAAACGAAATAGAATCTAGAAAAGTAAAAACCGCTTTCGGTGAGTTTGATTTCCATGCTTTCCAAGAAAAACATACAGACCAGATTCACTTTGCATTAACCAAAGGAAATTGGGAAATAGATGAGCCAGTTTTAGTTAGAGTTCAATCTTCAAGTGCTTATTTTGATGTTTTAAGCAGATTGATTAACGGTGAAAATCCTCAATTGGAAAAAGTAACCAATATGATTAATGCGGAAGGAAAAGGAGCGCTTATTTTCATCAATAATGTTTCTAATGCAGAACTCACGATGAGAAAATTACAACAATTTCTGAATTATCAAGACGGACAAGTTGCAAGACCTACGCTTACTGCTAATTTCATAGAATACGGAATTGGAACTCAAATTCTTAAAAAATTAGGCATCACCAAATTCAGAGTGATTACTCAAAATCCTAATCAGAAACCGCTTGTTGCTGGTTATGGTGTAGAAATTACCGAAATGGTACAGATGTAA
- the fmt gene encoding methionyl-tRNA formyltransferase: MKNLKVVFFGTPDFAAKSLEAIHHSHHEIVGVVTVADKPSGRGQKLTESPVKKYAVENNLPIFQPEKLRNPEFLDEMRKLEADVFVVVAFRMMPKVLFEMPKLGTFNLHASLLPDYRGAAPINFAIINGEEKTGATTFFINEKIDEGNILLQEELPISPDENAGSLHDRLMEMGAKLVVKTLDGLAENSITEQPQPQVAEPKNAFKIFKEDTRIHWNQETVKVHNFIRGMSPYPCAFTTLKIGEETKGLKIYAGTFEVSEHQKTAGTLEISKNNFRIYTKDGFYQPTEVQLEGKKRMNVKDFLNGFHSFEDIKIA, from the coding sequence ATGAAAAATTTAAAAGTTGTTTTTTTCGGGACGCCAGATTTTGCGGCAAAATCTTTAGAAGCGATTCATCATTCTCATCACGAAATTGTAGGAGTAGTTACCGTTGCAGATAAACCTTCTGGTCGTGGACAAAAACTTACAGAATCTCCTGTTAAAAAATATGCAGTAGAAAATAATTTGCCTATTTTTCAGCCAGAGAAACTCAGAAATCCAGAATTTTTGGATGAAATGAGAAAACTAGAGGCAGATGTTTTCGTGGTGGTTGCCTTTAGAATGATGCCAAAAGTATTATTTGAAATGCCTAAATTGGGAACTTTCAATCTTCACGCAAGTTTATTGCCTGATTACAGAGGTGCGGCTCCAATCAATTTTGCGATTATTAACGGCGAAGAAAAAACGGGTGCTACTACTTTCTTTATCAATGAAAAGATAGATGAAGGAAATATTCTTTTGCAAGAAGAATTGCCTATTTCACCAGATGAAAATGCAGGAAGTTTACACGATAGATTGATGGAAATGGGCGCGAAATTGGTAGTGAAAACACTAGATGGTTTAGCCGAAAATTCTATCACAGAACAACCGCAACCACAAGTTGCAGAGCCTAAAAATGCTTTCAAAATTTTCAAAGAAGACACGAGAATTCATTGGAATCAAGAAACGGTTAAGGTTCATAATTTCATCAGAGGAATGTCGCCTTATCCTTGCGCTTTTACCACTTTGAAAATCGGTGAAGAAACAAAAGGTTTGAAGATTTATGCAGGAACTTTTGAAGTTTCAGAACATCAGAAAACGGCTGGAACGCTAGAAATTTCTAAAAACAATTTTAGAATTTATACCAAAGATGGCTTTTATCAGCCAACAGAAGTTCAGCTAGAAGGAAAAAAACGAATGAATGTGAAAGATTTCTTAAACGGATTTCACAGTTTCGAGGATATAAAAATAGCGTAG
- a CDS encoding RecQ family ATP-dependent DNA helicase, which translates to MQSSHHLAELTQKTLTHFWGYQDFRDSQQDIIHAVIAGKDTIALLPTGGGKSLCYQLPALVLEGTCLVISPLLALMKDQVQQLKLRGIEAEYLSSELDELQQEEIYGRCIEGITKLLYISPERLQNRQFLERIEEIQISFIAVDEAHCISEWGQDFRPSYQNIKNFRTLFKNVPCLALTATATPKVLEDIKLKLGFTQYQIFRKSFKRENISIFNDEVADKYQRVLDLLKHNQNSGIIYTRTRKEAENLTEFLQKNKLKNVDFFHAGLSVKEKHQKQEKWLKSNQNVLISTNAFGMGIDKENVRFVIHLSPAPSLENYYQEIGRAGRDGEKSYAFLLWNEQELLNLDDVFYNQTPSKSEFLKVISYLYSTFMIAENELPENVFELNISKIQNFTKISQAKIRNVLNFLHNQELIYLNTSKNLSTLELKFEVSDLENLHRKDSYFIELLLRCVDGLSTHRVQFSEANTCKKLGVGAQELKERLKEIHQKGYIDYLDGSLDSIKFLKPREDRTFSGKWWNLFEQIQKNKLQKWEEMKFYTRNHDCCKMKLILTYFGEKETKNCGNCYVCTAKNPKINAISAERRILDILQQKPATLDDLNAILLEYSREKIQEVLIFLLDLGKIRMLDFRTYTIK; encoded by the coding sequence ATGCAATCTTCTCATCATTTAGCTGAACTCACACAGAAAACCCTTACTCACTTTTGGGGGTATCAAGATTTCAGGGATTCACAACAAGACATTATTCATGCGGTTATTGCGGGTAAAGATACCATTGCACTTTTACCTACTGGTGGTGGTAAATCTCTTTGTTATCAGCTTCCAGCGTTGGTTTTAGAAGGAACCTGTTTGGTGATTTCTCCACTTTTGGCTTTAATGAAAGACCAAGTTCAGCAGTTGAAATTAAGAGGAATAGAAGCAGAGTATTTAAGTTCTGAATTAGATGAATTACAACAAGAAGAAATTTATGGAAGGTGTATCGAAGGAATTACCAAATTGCTTTATATTTCTCCAGAAAGGCTTCAGAATCGTCAGTTTTTAGAAAGAATAGAAGAAATTCAGATTTCTTTTATTGCAGTAGACGAAGCACATTGTATTTCTGAATGGGGACAAGATTTCAGACCGAGTTATCAAAATATTAAAAATTTTAGAACACTTTTTAAGAATGTTCCTTGCCTTGCGCTTACCGCTACAGCAACTCCCAAAGTTTTAGAAGACATTAAACTAAAATTGGGATTTACTCAATATCAAATTTTTAGAAAAAGTTTTAAAAGAGAGAATATCAGCATTTTTAATGATGAAGTAGCAGATAAATACCAGAGAGTTTTAGATTTGCTAAAACACAACCAAAATTCAGGGATTATTTATACCAGAACCAGAAAAGAAGCCGAAAATCTGACAGAATTTTTGCAAAAAAATAAACTCAAAAATGTAGATTTTTTTCACGCAGGACTCTCTGTGAAAGAAAAACATCAGAAGCAAGAAAAATGGCTCAAAAGCAACCAGAATGTATTGATTTCTACCAACGCTTTTGGGATGGGAATTGATAAAGAAAATGTGAGATTTGTAATTCATCTTTCACCAGCACCATCCTTAGAAAACTACTATCAGGAAATCGGAAGAGCAGGTAGAGATGGCGAGAAAAGTTATGCTTTTTTACTTTGGAATGAGCAAGAATTACTGAATTTAGATGATGTTTTTTATAATCAAACTCCTTCTAAATCAGAGTTTTTGAAAGTAATTTCTTATCTGTATTCTACATTTATGATTGCAGAAAATGAATTGCCTGAAAATGTTTTTGAACTGAATATTTCTAAAATTCAAAACTTTACTAAAATCTCTCAAGCCAAGATTAGAAATGTACTAAATTTTCTGCATAATCAAGAGTTAATTTATCTCAATACTTCTAAAAATTTATCAACTTTAGAATTGAAATTTGAGGTAAGTGATTTAGAAAATTTGCATAGAAAAGACAGCTATTTTATAGAATTATTGCTCAGATGTGTTGACGGTTTGTCTACGCACAGAGTTCAGTTTAGTGAAGCGAATACTTGCAAAAAATTGGGAGTTGGTGCGCAAGAACTTAAAGAAAGACTGAAAGAAATTCACCAAAAAGGATATATAGATTATCTAGACGGAAGTTTAGATTCTATCAAATTTTTGAAACCCAGAGAAGACCGAACTTTTTCTGGGAAATGGTGGAATCTTTTCGAGCAAATTCAGAAAAATAAATTGCAGAAATGGGAAGAAATGAAGTTTTATACCAGAAATCATGATTGCTGTAAAATGAAACTTATTCTTACTTATTTCGGCGAAAAAGAGACGAAAAACTGCGGAAATTGCTATGTTTGCACCGCCAAAAACCCTAAAATCAATGCCATTAGTGCAGAAAGACGGATTCTAGATATTCTACAGCAAAAACCAGCTACTTTAGATGATTTAAATGCAATTTTGTTAGAATATTCCAGAGAAAAAATTCAAGAAGTGCTCATCTTTTTGCTAGATTTAGGAAAAATTAGAATGTTAGATTTTAGAACATATACCATTAAATAA